In the genome of Flexistipes sinusarabici DSM 4947, one region contains:
- the larC gene encoding nickel pincer cofactor biosynthesis protein LarC: MNTLYFDMTSGLAGDMTVAGLLHISGIKVRTLSELFSEFFKSKVEIVLETCFVNGIKCNRLFIDFDKAAAKSRNFLKIKEMILSSSLISEKVKKDSIEIFRIIAEAESKIHGQNIDNVHFHEVGAVDSIIDIISTAYLLEKISPDKIVFSTPLTGSGILKSEHGAIPVPSPATMEILKGLDIKRIDAGDELTTPTGAAIIKYYCNNTNISFSGRIVETAYSTGTKSFEKLPNILRILLLKQNNQAHNIIEIEANVDDMTGEEMGFLMDSILKSGALDIFFTPVYMKKNRPGYKISILCSPDKAEFLSEKLLRESSTAGIRFSERQRTILDREFTSLEFKGYTVTLKKFSGDNFVKIYPEYESVAEISSQTGTPFGTVYREILRSLE; encoded by the coding sequence ATGAATACTCTATATTTTGATATGACATCCGGTCTTGCCGGCGACATGACTGTTGCCGGGCTCCTGCATATTAGCGGCATAAAAGTCCGAACACTCTCCGAACTGTTTTCAGAATTTTTCAAAAGCAAAGTGGAAATAGTGTTAGAGACTTGTTTTGTCAATGGGATTAAATGCAATCGTTTATTTATCGATTTTGACAAGGCAGCAGCTAAAAGCAGGAATTTCTTAAAAATAAAAGAAATGATTTTATCAAGCTCTCTTATCAGTGAAAAAGTGAAAAAGGATTCAATAGAAATTTTCAGAATCATTGCAGAAGCAGAATCAAAAATTCATGGACAAAATATCGACAATGTACATTTTCACGAAGTAGGAGCTGTTGATTCCATAATAGACATTATTTCCACAGCCTACCTGTTGGAAAAAATATCCCCAGACAAAATAGTATTTTCCACCCCTCTCACTGGCTCCGGAATATTAAAATCTGAACACGGGGCTATTCCAGTACCTTCTCCGGCAACGATGGAAATTTTAAAAGGATTAGATATAAAACGCATTGACGCAGGCGATGAACTCACCACACCAACAGGTGCAGCAATTATAAAATATTACTGTAACAATACAAATATATCTTTCAGCGGGAGAATCGTTGAGACAGCATATTCAACTGGCACCAAATCATTCGAAAAACTACCCAATATACTCCGAATCCTCCTCCTGAAACAAAACAACCAGGCACATAATATTATTGAAATCGAAGCTAACGTTGACGACATGACCGGTGAAGAGATGGGTTTTCTCATGGACAGCATCTTAAAATCAGGTGCTTTGGATATATTCTTCACACCGGTTTATATGAAAAAAAACAGACCGGGGTATAAAATCAGTATCCTTTGCTCACCCGATAAAGCTGAGTTTTTATCTGAGAAACTCCTCAGGGAAAGTTCCACTGCAGGCATCAGATTCAGCGAACGACAGAGGACAATTCTGGACAGGGAGTTCACCTCGTTGGAATTCAAAGGATACACAGTTACTCTCAAGAAATTTTCCGGTGATAATTTTGTTAAAATATATCCTGAATACGAAAGTGTTGCTGAAATTTCCAGCCAAACAGGCACTCCCTTCGGCACCGTTTACAGAGAAATACTGAGAAGTTTAGAATAA